The window GGCGAGGGCATCGGCCTCTCGCAGCACGGCGCTGGCCCGCGCGGCGACCTCGCGCACCGGTTCCACCTCGTTCGCGCCGTCGCGTCGGGCCAGGTCATCGGCCCACACCAGCTCGTACGCCGTCGCGGGGCCCCCGTCGTGAGTGCCGAAGCCGCGCTCCCGCAGACGCTCATCAACCCTGGGCTCCCCGGCGCCGAGTTCGGCGCAGAACTCCTCGGCCGTCTGCCGGGCTCGGGCGAAGTCGCTGGTCAGCACCACCGTGCCCGCGCCGAGGCCGTAACGAAAGGCCTCGCGTGCGGCGGCGCGCACCTGCTCCCTGCCACGCTCGGTCAAGCCCACCTCCACCAGGGCGCGCGGGCCGACGGCCGAAACGATCAGCCCGTCCACGTTCGCGACGGACTCACCGTGCCGCAGCACCCAGATGTCGTGGCCGCTCAGGGCTCGAGAACCTTGCCGGGGTTCAGGTTGCGACCGGGATCGTTGTCGGCGAACAGGCCGCGCACCATCTGGGCACCCACCTCACCGATGTCCTGGACCATCCAGGGGAGGTGCTCGGTGCCCACCCCGTGGTGGTGGGAGACGGGAGAGTTCAGGTCCACGAAGGTCTGCTGGACCGCGTTCTTGGCGTCGTAGTACTTCGCCAGCGCCGTCGAGTCATCGGTGTACGGCACCGCGAAGGTGAAGTACAGGCAGGCGCCGCCGTGGTAGCTGTGCGACATGTGGCAGAACATGAAGCCCTGGGAGTCGTGGTCGGCCAGCACCTTGTAGTACGCGTCGTACACCTTTGAGTGGACCTCGTTGAGGTTCGCCCAGCTGGCACCGGTCTCGCACACGTCGCCGAACACCTTGTAGTTCAGCAGGAAGTCGCGCAGGTGGGGGGTGTCGAACTTCTTCTGGTCGTACACCGCACCGGGGCCGGCGCCCAGGCTGATGCCGCCGTTCTTGGCGACGATCTTCTTCACGACCGCCTTCTCGCGCTCCACCGTCTCCTTGGTGCCCTCGAAGCACACGTAGGAGATGCACATCTCCTCCTTGGTGTCCCAGCCCTTGGAGCGCAGGTAGGCGAACAGGCCGTCCTGCACCTTGCCCATCACCGTGGACTTGGTGGACTCCGGGGCCTTGACCAGGGCCAGGCTGAAGCGGGTCTCAGGCCCGTCCGAGAGGCGAGCGAAGGTGGGGTTGACCTCGGAGCGGGCGATCGCGTGCATGCCGCGGATGCCGTGCTCCCAGTC is drawn from Brachybacterium muris and contains these coding sequences:
- a CDS encoding histidine phosphatase family protein, encoding MLRHGESVANVDGLIVSAVGPRALVEVGLTERGREQVRAAAREAFRYGLGAGTVVLTSDFARARQTAEEFCAELGAGEPRVDERLRERGFGTHDGGPATAYELVWADDLARRDGANEVEPVREVAARASAVLREADALAEQAPVVLVAHGDVLQIMLAVGEGMDPYEHRSVPHLGNAELRRVGPGRDLFGGVAAPARREPESPGG